In the Hordeum vulgare subsp. vulgare chromosome 7H, MorexV3_pseudomolecules_assembly, whole genome shotgun sequence genome, one interval contains:
- the LOC123407438 gene encoding pentatricopeptide repeat-containing protein At5g65560 isoform X2, which translates to MPLPVPTSRLLAAISAAASSTADLRRLSHLLLTPYTPLPPLRCLNTLLMALARHRMLPDMESFASRMPARNLRTYTTLINAYCLAGDLPAAKRHLASLLRAGLVPDSHAYTSFVLGYCRAGMLAHACRVFVLMPLRGCARTVFTYTALLHGLCGAGMVREAVAVFAGMRADGCTPDTHVYATMVHGLCGAGRTGEAEVLLAEAMAEGFEPNVVVYNALIDGYCNAGDLELAVKVFESMNVKGCSANVRTYTELICGFCKSSKVDRAMVLFSRMVEAGLAPNVVTYTALIQGQCNCGQLKCAFRMLQSMEATGLVPSEWTCSVLIDALCKRGRVGEAQLFLGSLIQKGYRVNEIVYTSLIDGLCKAGKVDAADKLMQKLVSQGFVLDAHTYSSLIDGLCRQKELSQAMLVLDDMMVKGVQPSAVTYTILIDELVRELGSEGSKKILNKMIAVGIKPDVFTYTIFVRSYCHEGRMKDAEHMMVEMVDQGIFPNLVTYNTLISGYANLGLASQAFSVFKHMVANRCKPNEESYTVLLRLLVKKKSSNNILASSVDIWKIAEVEYLQELLEEVVKLHLLSDIEIYNCFLRSLCRVDRLEETKILLSEMQSANLIPGEDVYTSIIGCCCRLKMPTEALTFLDSMTKSGYLPRIESYRHIICSLCEEGSIKTAKKVLGDMLLEEYNYDEIVWKILIDGLLRKGNAAECSLLLSVMEGQDYRPSDALYAKLTAPLDVHFLSK; encoded by the exons ATGCCCCTGCCCGTTCCCAcctcccgcctcctcgccgccatcTCCGCTGCCGCGTCCTCAACTGCAGACCTCCGTCGcctctcccacctcctcctcaccCCCTACACCCCACTCCCCCCGCTCCGCTGCCTCAATACCCTCCTCATGGCGCTCGCCCGCCACCGCATGCTCCCGGACATGGAGTCCTTCGCATCCCGCATGCCCGCGCGCAACCTTCGCACGTACACCACCCTTATCAATGCCTACTGCCTCGCCGGCGACCTCCCTGCTGCCAAGCGGCATCTTGCCTCCCTACTCCGCGCTGGTCTTGTGCCTGACTCTCATGCGTATACCTCATTTGTTCTTGGATACTGTCGTGCCGGGATGCTTGCGCACGCCTGCCGGGTGTTCGTGCTAATGCCGCTCCGAGGATGCGCGCGCACTGTGTTCACGTACACTGCGCTGCTCCATGGGCTGTGTGGCGCCGGTATGGTGCGTGAGGCTGTGGCAGTGTTTGCTGGGATGCGGGCAGATGGGTGCACCCCTGACACGCATGTGTATGCCACGATGGTGCATGGACTGTGTGGGGCGGGGCGAACTGGTGAGGCAGAGGTTCTTCTCGCGGAGGCAATGGCTGAGGGTTTTGAGCCGAATGTGGTCGTCTACAATGCGCTGATTGATGGCTACTGCAATGCTGGGGACCTGGAGCTCGCGGTTAAAGTTTTTGAGAGCATGAATGTTAAGGGGTGTTCAGCGAACGTGCGAACGTACACTGAGCTGATATGTGGGTTCTGCAAATCTAGCAAGGTGGACAGAGCCATGGTGCTGTTCAGTCGGATGGTTGAGGCTGGTTTGGCACCAAATGTGGTGACATACACAGCCTTAATTCAGGGGCAGTGCAATTGTGGGCAGTTGAAATGTGCTTTTAGGATGCTCCAGTCAATGGAGGCCACTGGGCTAGTTCCTAGTGAGTGGACTTGCTCGGTGTTGATTGATGCTCTGTGCAAACGTGGAAGAGTTGGGGAAGCTCAGTTGTTTCTTGGATCTCTTATACAGAAAGGATACAGGGTGAATGAGATTGTCTACACCAGCTTGATTGATGGATTGTGCAAGGCAGGAAAGGTTGATGCTGCTGACAAGTTGATGCAGAAATTGGTTTCGCAGGGGTTTGTGCTAGACGCTCACACATACAGTTCACTAATTGATGGATTATGCAGGCAAAAGGAGTTGTCACAAGCGATGCTGGTGTTGGATGATATGATGGTGAAAGGAGTACAACCCAGTGCTGTCACGTATACCATTCTAATTGATGAACTTGTTAGGGAGCTAGGATCTGAAGGTTCAAAGAAGATACTTAATAAGATGATTGCGGTAGGAATTAAGCCTGATGTTTTCACCTACACAATATTTGTTCGCTCCTACTGTCATGAGGGAAGGATGAAAGATGCTGAACATATGATGGTTGAAATGGTTGATCAGGGCATTTTCCCTAATTTAGTGACATATAACACTTTGATTAGTGGGTATGCAAATTTAGGACTAGCCAGTCAAGCATTTTCAGTTTTCAAGCACATGGTTGCTAATAGGTGCAAGCCAAATGAGGAGTCCTACACGGTTCTGCTTAGATTATTGGTAAAGAAAAAATCCTCTAATAATATCCTTGCCAGCTCTGTTGACATATGGAAAATAGCAGAAGTAGAATATCTCCAGGAGCTTTTGGAGGAGGTGGTTAAGCTTCATTTGCTCTCAGACATTGAAATTTATAATTGTTTCCTTAGGTCTTTATGTCGAGTTGATAGATTGGAGGAAACCAAAATTTTGCTCAGTGAGATGCAGAGTGCTAACTTGATCCCTGGTGAGGATGTATATACTTCAATTATAGGGTGTTGTTGCAGACTAAAAATGCCAACAGAAGCGTTGACATTTCTTGATTCAATGACCAAGAGTGGTTATTTACCACGTATAGAGTCGTATAGGCATATTATTTGTTCTCTTTGTGAGGAGGGAAGTATTAAGACCGCTAAAAAGGTTTTGGGTGACATGTTATTGGAGGAATACAACTACGATGAGATTGTTTGGAAGATTCTGATTGATGGTCTATTGCGGAAGGGCAATGCTGCTGAGTGCTCGCTTCTGCTCTCAGTGATGGAGGGGCAGGATTATCGCCCTAGTGATGCATTGTATGCCAAGCTTACAG CCCCCCTTGATGTACATTTTCTATCAAAGTAG
- the LOC123407438 gene encoding pentatricopeptide repeat-containing protein At5g65560 isoform X1 has protein sequence MPLPVPTSRLLAAISAAASSTADLRRLSHLLLTPYTPLPPLRCLNTLLMALARHRMLPDMESFASRMPARNLRTYTTLINAYCLAGDLPAAKRHLASLLRAGLVPDSHAYTSFVLGYCRAGMLAHACRVFVLMPLRGCARTVFTYTALLHGLCGAGMVREAVAVFAGMRADGCTPDTHVYATMVHGLCGAGRTGEAEVLLAEAMAEGFEPNVVVYNALIDGYCNAGDLELAVKVFESMNVKGCSANVRTYTELICGFCKSSKVDRAMVLFSRMVEAGLAPNVVTYTALIQGQCNCGQLKCAFRMLQSMEATGLVPSEWTCSVLIDALCKRGRVGEAQLFLGSLIQKGYRVNEIVYTSLIDGLCKAGKVDAADKLMQKLVSQGFVLDAHTYSSLIDGLCRQKELSQAMLVLDDMMVKGVQPSAVTYTILIDELVRELGSEGSKKILNKMIAVGIKPDVFTYTIFVRSYCHEGRMKDAEHMMVEMVDQGIFPNLVTYNTLISGYANLGLASQAFSVFKHMVANRCKPNEESYTVLLRLLVKKKSSNNILASSVDIWKIAEVEYLQELLEEVVKLHLLSDIEIYNCFLRSLCRVDRLEETKILLSEMQSANLIPGEDVYTSIIGCCCRLKMPTEALTFLDSMTKSGYLPRIESYRHIICSLCEEGSIKTAKKVLGDMLLEEYNYDEIVWKILIDGLLRKGNAAECSLLLSVMEGQDYRPSDALYAKLTGKVTITNDAHEVTQ, from the coding sequence ATGCCCCTGCCCGTTCCCAcctcccgcctcctcgccgccatcTCCGCTGCCGCGTCCTCAACTGCAGACCTCCGTCGcctctcccacctcctcctcaccCCCTACACCCCACTCCCCCCGCTCCGCTGCCTCAATACCCTCCTCATGGCGCTCGCCCGCCACCGCATGCTCCCGGACATGGAGTCCTTCGCATCCCGCATGCCCGCGCGCAACCTTCGCACGTACACCACCCTTATCAATGCCTACTGCCTCGCCGGCGACCTCCCTGCTGCCAAGCGGCATCTTGCCTCCCTACTCCGCGCTGGTCTTGTGCCTGACTCTCATGCGTATACCTCATTTGTTCTTGGATACTGTCGTGCCGGGATGCTTGCGCACGCCTGCCGGGTGTTCGTGCTAATGCCGCTCCGAGGATGCGCGCGCACTGTGTTCACGTACACTGCGCTGCTCCATGGGCTGTGTGGCGCCGGTATGGTGCGTGAGGCTGTGGCAGTGTTTGCTGGGATGCGGGCAGATGGGTGCACCCCTGACACGCATGTGTATGCCACGATGGTGCATGGACTGTGTGGGGCGGGGCGAACTGGTGAGGCAGAGGTTCTTCTCGCGGAGGCAATGGCTGAGGGTTTTGAGCCGAATGTGGTCGTCTACAATGCGCTGATTGATGGCTACTGCAATGCTGGGGACCTGGAGCTCGCGGTTAAAGTTTTTGAGAGCATGAATGTTAAGGGGTGTTCAGCGAACGTGCGAACGTACACTGAGCTGATATGTGGGTTCTGCAAATCTAGCAAGGTGGACAGAGCCATGGTGCTGTTCAGTCGGATGGTTGAGGCTGGTTTGGCACCAAATGTGGTGACATACACAGCCTTAATTCAGGGGCAGTGCAATTGTGGGCAGTTGAAATGTGCTTTTAGGATGCTCCAGTCAATGGAGGCCACTGGGCTAGTTCCTAGTGAGTGGACTTGCTCGGTGTTGATTGATGCTCTGTGCAAACGTGGAAGAGTTGGGGAAGCTCAGTTGTTTCTTGGATCTCTTATACAGAAAGGATACAGGGTGAATGAGATTGTCTACACCAGCTTGATTGATGGATTGTGCAAGGCAGGAAAGGTTGATGCTGCTGACAAGTTGATGCAGAAATTGGTTTCGCAGGGGTTTGTGCTAGACGCTCACACATACAGTTCACTAATTGATGGATTATGCAGGCAAAAGGAGTTGTCACAAGCGATGCTGGTGTTGGATGATATGATGGTGAAAGGAGTACAACCCAGTGCTGTCACGTATACCATTCTAATTGATGAACTTGTTAGGGAGCTAGGATCTGAAGGTTCAAAGAAGATACTTAATAAGATGATTGCGGTAGGAATTAAGCCTGATGTTTTCACCTACACAATATTTGTTCGCTCCTACTGTCATGAGGGAAGGATGAAAGATGCTGAACATATGATGGTTGAAATGGTTGATCAGGGCATTTTCCCTAATTTAGTGACATATAACACTTTGATTAGTGGGTATGCAAATTTAGGACTAGCCAGTCAAGCATTTTCAGTTTTCAAGCACATGGTTGCTAATAGGTGCAAGCCAAATGAGGAGTCCTACACGGTTCTGCTTAGATTATTGGTAAAGAAAAAATCCTCTAATAATATCCTTGCCAGCTCTGTTGACATATGGAAAATAGCAGAAGTAGAATATCTCCAGGAGCTTTTGGAGGAGGTGGTTAAGCTTCATTTGCTCTCAGACATTGAAATTTATAATTGTTTCCTTAGGTCTTTATGTCGAGTTGATAGATTGGAGGAAACCAAAATTTTGCTCAGTGAGATGCAGAGTGCTAACTTGATCCCTGGTGAGGATGTATATACTTCAATTATAGGGTGTTGTTGCAGACTAAAAATGCCAACAGAAGCGTTGACATTTCTTGATTCAATGACCAAGAGTGGTTATTTACCACGTATAGAGTCGTATAGGCATATTATTTGTTCTCTTTGTGAGGAGGGAAGTATTAAGACCGCTAAAAAGGTTTTGGGTGACATGTTATTGGAGGAATACAACTACGATGAGATTGTTTGGAAGATTCTGATTGATGGTCTATTGCGGAAGGGCAATGCTGCTGAGTGCTCGCTTCTGCTCTCAGTGATGGAGGGGCAGGATTATCGCCCTAGTGATGCATTGTATGCCAAGCTTACAGGTAAAGTAACAATTACAAATGATGCTCATGAAGTTACTCAATAA
- the LOC123408765 gene encoding uncharacterized protein LOC123408765, whose protein sequence is MDTLGHRTTWNCSTIGMLFYATMWKDMYPKGSPKYNLMKATGKKASHGAKKLTPKIKKTTPKVKKPRAQWNPALEKALVDLLDEHNNPYHRGQNGLINHFSYVQSWPDISKFQTKQFPLYDKLGDLYDGHIAEGNFNFTSIEATQVIDDDPEVERDEIGFSFDLNQCEDDLLMYNDPRDAAQSDGPSGATQSDDPIDGTQSDVTRAGAPGGSNKKLVKEPKKKKRDDPMVEVMANYVEIKRKQAEEESTLFAGSKNNREIFLNAAAEDEVSAVVFLRSEMADLPRGI, encoded by the exons ATGGACACGCTCGGCCACAGAACCACATGGAATTGTTCAACCATCGGCATGCTATTCTACGCAACCATGTGGAAAG ATATGTATCCAAAGGGGTCTCCAAAGTACAATCTTATGAAAGCGACTGGAAAAAAGGCTTCACACGGTgcgaagaagttgacacccaAAATTAAAAAGACTACTCCAAAAG TTAAGAAGCCCAGAGCTCAGTGGAACCCGGCTCTTGAAAAGGCTCTGGTAGATTTACTTGATGAGCACAATAATCCATATCATAGAGGTCAAAATG GTTTGATAAATCATTTCTCTTATGTACAGTCTTGGCCAGACATAAGCAAGTTTCAAACAAAGCAATTTCCTTTGTATGACAAGCTAGGTGATCTTTATGATG GACATATAGCAGAAGGTAATTTCAATTTTACATCAATTGAGGCTACACAAGTGATTGACGATGATCCTGAAGTTGAAAGAGATGAGATTGGGTTCTCTTTTGATCTGAATCAGTGCGAAGATGATTTACTCATGTATAATGATCCAAGAGATGCGGCTCAAAGTGATGGTCCAAGTGGAGCTACTCAAAGTGATGATCCAATAGATGGTACTCAAAGTGATGTTACTCGAGCAGGTGCTCCTGGTGGTTCCAATAAAAAGCTAGTGAAggagcccaagaagaagaagcgggaTGATCCCATGGTGGAAGTGATGGCAAACTATGTGGAGATCAAACGGAAGCAAGCAGAGGAGGAGTCTACCTTGTTCGCAGGGTCAAAAAAT AATCGTGAGATTTTCCTCAATGCCGCCGCCGAAGATGAAGTGAGCGCCGTCGTGTTCCTTCGGAGCGAAATGGCAGACTTACCTCGGGGTATCTAA